From the genome of bacterium, one region includes:
- a CDS encoding DivIVA domain-containing protein, with the protein MSLNPVEISRHEFTRSLRGYNVTEVRVFLETVAAELGQLQVRLAEAEEAVRTAEKQLSAFRELEKTLRDTVVATQQGMTDARAQAERERETILAEARVEAEKILLDGQRQVSTAREQLRELVLERESFVKRLRYLHESHGEMLKMIENESPNDRHESDSQATG; encoded by the coding sequence GTGAGTCTGAATCCGGTCGAGATTTCGCGGCACGAGTTTACACGGTCGCTGCGCGGTTATAATGTGACGGAAGTGCGGGTGTTCCTCGAGACGGTGGCAGCGGAGCTTGGGCAACTGCAGGTGCGGCTGGCCGAGGCCGAAGAGGCGGTCCGCACGGCGGAGAAGCAGTTGTCCGCGTTTCGGGAACTGGAAAAGACGCTGCGCGACACCGTCGTGGCGACGCAACAGGGGATGACCGACGCCCGCGCCCAAGCCGAGCGGGAGCGTGAGACAATATTGGCCGAAGCCCGGGTTGAGGCCGAGAAGATTTTGCTGGACGGCCAGCGGCAGGTGAGCACGGCTCGCGAACAACTGCGCGAGTTGGTGCTTGAACGGGAGTCTTTCGTCAAGCGGCTGCGCTATTTACACGAGTCGCATGGCGAGATGTTGAAAATGATCGAGAACGAAAGCCCGAACGATAGACATGAGTCAGATTCTCAAGCAACTGGATGA
- the xseA gene encoding exodeoxyribonuclease VII large subunit, whose translation MNSDPAAKPNADAQSLTVSALTREIKRLLRERFEPLWVEGELSGYKPHSSGHHYFTLKDATAQLSCAMWRMYGKGLRFTPRDGLLVQAFGQLEVYEPQGKYQLIVYELRLSGEGELQRAFEELKRRLEQEGLFDSARKRPLPAYPHRIGLVTSPTGAALRDMQTVAARRWPLTELVLKPARVQGKGAAEEIAQAIREFSNSGDVDIVVVGRGGGSLEDLWCFNEEVVARAIFESKVPVVSAVGHEIDFTIADFVADLRAPTPSAAMEIILPDGADIRRQLVQLERRLSRMTVDRVSLLKHQLHALTAHWALRQPLQWAQAAAQRVDDLHDRLHEAALAAQSAAADEHARLHDLLTAVSPRRVLQRGFAIVRDSDGVALRSAAHTRPGELLTIELAAGELKARVQNSAIPDLFDDR comes from the coding sequence GTGAATTCCGACCCCGCAGCCAAGCCTAATGCCGATGCCCAAAGCCTGACGGTCTCCGCACTCACGCGTGAGATCAAACGGCTCTTGCGCGAACGCTTCGAGCCGCTGTGGGTCGAAGGCGAACTGTCCGGGTACAAGCCGCACTCCAGCGGCCACCACTACTTTACGCTGAAAGACGCGACCGCACAACTGTCCTGCGCCATGTGGCGCATGTACGGAAAAGGGCTGCGCTTTACGCCGCGAGACGGTCTGCTCGTGCAGGCCTTCGGACAACTCGAGGTCTACGAACCGCAAGGCAAGTATCAGCTCATCGTCTATGAGCTCAGACTGTCCGGCGAGGGGGAACTCCAGCGCGCCTTTGAAGAGCTGAAACGACGGCTCGAACAGGAAGGTCTGTTCGACAGCGCCCGTAAACGCCCGCTGCCGGCCTATCCCCACCGGATTGGCCTGGTGACCTCGCCCACCGGCGCGGCCCTGCGCGACATGCAGACCGTGGCGGCGCGGCGATGGCCGCTCACCGAACTCGTGCTGAAACCTGCGCGCGTACAGGGCAAAGGCGCTGCCGAAGAAATTGCTCAGGCCATCCGCGAGTTCTCCAATTCCGGCGACGTGGACATAGTTGTCGTCGGTCGCGGCGGCGGATCGCTCGAAGACCTCTGGTGCTTCAACGAAGAAGTCGTCGCGCGCGCCATCTTCGAAAGCAAAGTTCCCGTCGTCTCCGCAGTTGGACACGAAATAGACTTCACGATCGCTGACTTTGTCGCCGATCTGCGCGCGCCAACGCCGTCCGCTGCCATGGAGATTATTCTCCCCGACGGAGCGGACATTCGGCGGCAACTGGTGCAGCTCGAACGCCGCCTGTCACGCATGACCGTGGATCGCGTGTCGCTGCTGAAACATCAACTGCACGCCCTGACCGCGCATTGGGCCTTGCGGCAACCGCTGCAATGGGCGCAGGCCGCCGCACAGCGCGTGGATGATTTGCATGATCGCTTGCACGAAGCGGCCCTCGCCGCACAATCCGCTGCCGCCGACGAGCACGCGCGGTTGCACGATCTCCTGACCGCCGTTTCACCACGGCGCGTCCTGCAGCGCGGCTTCGCTATCGTCCGCGACAGCGACGGAGTTGCGCTGCGCTCCGCCGCGCACACCCGGCCCGGTGAACTGCTCACGATTGAACTCGCCGCAGGCGAACTCAAGGCCCGCGTCCAGAACTCCGCCATCCCCGATCTCTTCGATGACCGCTAA
- a CDS encoding 6,7-dimethyl-8-ribityllumazine synthase yields MTAPLHMPLRVVILRSQYHETITANLLDGAVSELRAHGLDDSQFEIVTVPGAFELATAAARVVKRLNVDAVIALGCVVRGETPHFDFICQACANGLSRVGESSGKPVTFGVITANTVEQAFERAGGRVGNKGQEAARAALELVSALKLWEQQQVTGS; encoded by the coding sequence ATGACCGCGCCGCTGCACATGCCCCTGCGAGTGGTCATTCTGCGCTCGCAATATCACGAGACGATCACGGCCAATCTGCTCGATGGCGCAGTCAGTGAATTGCGCGCGCATGGCCTGGACGATTCGCAGTTCGAGATCGTAACCGTCCCGGGTGCGTTCGAATTGGCCACCGCCGCAGCCCGCGTCGTGAAGCGCTTGAACGTGGACGCCGTTATTGCGTTGGGCTGTGTTGTCCGCGGTGAAACACCACACTTCGATTTCATTTGTCAGGCCTGCGCCAACGGCTTGTCGCGCGTCGGCGAATCCTCAGGAAAGCCCGTTACCTTCGGCGTTATCACGGCCAACACCGTTGAACAGGCGTTTGAACGCGCCGGCGGGCGAGTTGGCAACAAAGGTCAGGAAGCCGCTCGTGCGGCACTTGAACTCGTGTCTGCCTTGAAACTATGGGAGCAGCAGCAAGTCACAGGCTCTTAA
- a CDS encoding LysM peptidoglycan-binding domain-containing protein: MTRGRLALLAVLAALYLLMGCSASRQLSSQSGRTEFQERISQPDQLTDREQWSLARKAYAYAQRAEQRGQTEDAAFYYETSLELLGDLDLASIDVEMHRVASFNRRVLDSYDLFVSNTKSLPASSGLTAVIEAGEVQHDGEDEEDDAPDEIEVVAPAPVEQPFAETEVVSVKPMLPPVPMEINSKVRNQIHFFQTKGNKVMNRWMERAAVVFPRMRPILREEGIPQEMLYLSMIESGLNMQAYSYAHASGLWQFIPGTARNYGLHVDRAYDERRHVEMATRAACAYLRTLYEMFGDWYLAMAAYNCGEGRIAKEIKRCKTTDYWEMHRLPRQTKGYVPTYLAARTICENPTRYGFPPLPPERPFECERIFVPGGYKIDDIARAAGHDPQAVRELNPEFLKGVIPDRGQEMLVRLPGSASESFSEELANLPKTVIAPTSVHRVRKGDTLNKIASKYGTSVNAILGMPENKRVKARSLRVGQEIVIPVTEVRYAEQAPAKTVKETAAERSAESAAVSETVTDRITYTVHRGESLGSISGRLGVSVDQICRENGISNPNKIQPGQKLTVTVKGEQQVMQVAQAAKSKSKSKIASTGTSDAAKKYYTVQRGDTAWSIAQRHGLDLDTMLKLNRLSRRANIYPGQRLVVSK; encoded by the coding sequence ATGACGCGTGGACGCTTAGCTCTGCTGGCTGTATTGGCCGCACTTTACCTGTTGATGGGCTGCTCCGCCAGCCGACAACTCTCCAGCCAATCCGGTCGCACTGAATTCCAAGAGCGAATCAGCCAGCCTGACCAGCTTACGGACCGCGAACAGTGGAGCCTCGCCCGCAAAGCCTACGCGTACGCCCAGCGCGCCGAGCAACGCGGTCAGACCGAAGACGCCGCCTTCTACTACGAAACATCGCTTGAATTGCTCGGTGATTTGGATCTGGCTTCAATTGACGTCGAAATGCACCGCGTCGCCAGTTTCAACCGCCGCGTCCTCGATAGCTACGACCTGTTCGTTTCCAACACGAAATCTCTGCCCGCATCGTCGGGGCTGACCGCCGTCATTGAAGCCGGCGAGGTCCAGCACGACGGAGAAGACGAAGAGGACGACGCGCCCGACGAGATTGAAGTCGTCGCACCCGCGCCGGTCGAGCAGCCGTTTGCCGAGACCGAAGTCGTGTCCGTCAAACCGATGCTGCCGCCCGTTCCGATGGAAATCAACAGCAAGGTCCGCAACCAGATACACTTCTTCCAGACCAAGGGCAATAAGGTCATGAACCGCTGGATGGAGCGCGCCGCTGTGGTCTTCCCGCGGATGCGCCCAATCCTGCGCGAAGAAGGTATCCCGCAGGAGATGCTCTATCTTTCGATGATCGAGTCCGGCCTCAATATGCAGGCCTACTCATATGCACACGCCTCCGGCCTCTGGCAGTTCATTCCCGGCACCGCGCGCAACTACGGCTTGCATGTGGATCGTGCCTATGACGAACGCCGTCATGTTGAAATGGCCACCCGCGCCGCCTGTGCCTACTTGCGCACGCTTTACGAAATGTTCGGCGACTGGTATTTGGCCATGGCCGCCTACAATTGCGGCGAAGGCCGAATTGCCAAAGAGATCAAGCGCTGCAAGACCACCGACTATTGGGAAATGCACCGCCTGCCGCGCCAGACCAAGGGCTATGTCCCAACCTATCTGGCTGCCCGAACCATCTGCGAAAATCCGACTCGCTACGGCTTCCCGCCCTTGCCGCCGGAACGTCCTTTCGAATGCGAGCGCATCTTTGTGCCGGGCGGATACAAGATTGACGATATTGCCCGGGCGGCCGGACATGATCCGCAGGCCGTGCGGGAGCTGAATCCTGAGTTCTTGAAAGGCGTCATCCCCGACCGCGGTCAAGAGATGCTGGTCCGCCTGCCGGGATCCGCGTCCGAGTCGTTCTCAGAAGAACTCGCCAACCTGCCGAAGACGGTGATCGCGCCGACCAGCGTGCACCGCGTCCGCAAGGGCGATACCCTGAACAAGATCGCCAGCAAGTACGGCACGAGCGTCAATGCGATTCTCGGCATGCCTGAAAACAAGCGCGTCAAGGCGCGTTCGTTGCGCGTCGGTCAGGAAATAGTTATTCCGGTCACCGAAGTCCGCTACGCTGAACAGGCGCCGGCGAAGACCGTCAAAGAAACCGCCGCTGAACGGAGTGCTGAGTCCGCCGCCGTCTCCGAGACGGTCACCGACCGCATCACCTACACGGTCCACCGCGGCGAATCGCTCGGCAGCATTTCCGGCCGCTTGGGTGTGTCGGTAGATCAGATCTGCCGTGAAAACGGCATCAGCAATCCCAACAAGATCCAGCCTGGCCAAAAGCTCACCGTCACCGTCAAGGGTGAGCAGCAGGTCATGCAAGTGGCTCAGGCCGCCAAGAGCAAGTCGAAATCAAAAATCGCCTCCACCGGCACTTCCGATGCCGCCAAGAAGTACTACACCGTGCAGCGCGGCGACACCGCCTGGAGCATCGCCCAGCGCCACGGCCTCGATCTTGACACCATGCTCAAGCTCAATCGTCTGTCGCGCCGCGCCAATATCTACCCCGGTCAGCGCTTAGTCGTTAGTAAGTAG
- the recN gene encoding DNA repair protein RecN encodes MLARLSIRDFLLVKEITLDLLPGFTAITGETGAGKSMILGALRVLFGDSLSESMIRETADRVIIEAEFQLASPEAVRALLGEDADDEPTTILAVRRELTRGGRARGYIQDRPATVELLKSVGEQLMDFHGQRDSLSLFRAARQLEFLDAFAGNAELCDRVAADFRRRADLHRHRDELLRVVTERRKEQALLAYQLEEIERLGLHAGEDVDITARLKRLEQSEKLITLATQMAGILEQDDVCAVALTGQARQLADEIKRYDDQFQPIASELAELAARLRDVSAEVSRYAEHVEVDTAELELLRQRAATISELRRKHGLDLQQILERAQNMKSELAELARLEQQLALLDRDLDSAAKALHESAHLLTAARKSAAPKFGKAVAQALEPLGFAKPRFEIKLDAADPADPAHISRSGADSVDFLFAASAGQKLAPLTDVASGGESSRVTLAIKSVVAERMHYPLLVYDEIDLGISGRVAAAVANLLDSLGRAQQLMVVTHLPQIAARANHHLEVSKSTSGKQTLTSARLLKPDERAAAVAALLAGTEISGSALAAAGELLNSHKSPTELAD; translated from the coding sequence ATGCTCGCGCGCCTGAGCATTCGCGACTTCCTGCTGGTCAAAGAGATCACTCTCGACTTATTGCCCGGCTTCACCGCCATCACCGGTGAAACAGGCGCGGGTAAAAGCATGATCCTCGGCGCGCTGCGCGTCCTGTTTGGCGACTCCCTGAGCGAGAGCATGATCCGCGAAACTGCCGACCGCGTGATCATCGAAGCGGAATTTCAACTCGCATCGCCCGAGGCCGTTCGGGCCCTGCTCGGCGAAGATGCTGACGACGAACCCACGACGATTCTTGCCGTGCGCCGCGAATTGACCCGCGGTGGCCGGGCGCGCGGCTACATTCAGGACCGCCCCGCAACCGTAGAGCTGCTCAAATCCGTGGGCGAACAGCTCATGGACTTCCACGGTCAACGCGACAGCCTTTCGCTCTTTCGTGCCGCGCGTCAGCTTGAATTCCTCGATGCCTTCGCGGGCAACGCTGAACTCTGCGATCGCGTTGCCGCCGACTTTCGCCGCCGCGCTGATCTGCATAGACACCGCGATGAACTGCTGCGTGTCGTCACGGAGCGCCGCAAGGAACAGGCATTGCTGGCCTATCAATTGGAAGAAATCGAACGGCTTGGCCTGCACGCCGGTGAAGATGTTGACATCACCGCGCGCCTGAAACGTCTTGAGCAATCCGAGAAGCTCATTACTCTCGCCACGCAAATGGCGGGCATTTTGGAACAGGACGACGTTTGTGCCGTTGCGCTGACCGGACAAGCGCGGCAGCTCGCCGACGAAATCAAACGTTACGACGATCAGTTTCAACCGATCGCATCCGAACTCGCGGAGCTCGCCGCCCGGTTGCGTGATGTGAGCGCTGAAGTCAGCCGCTACGCCGAACACGTCGAAGTGGACACCGCCGAACTCGAATTGCTGCGGCAACGCGCCGCCACGATCTCGGAACTGCGCCGCAAACACGGCCTTGACCTGCAACAGATTCTCGAACGCGCGCAAAACATGAAATCCGAGCTGGCGGAATTGGCACGCCTCGAACAGCAGCTCGCGCTGCTTGACCGCGACCTCGATTCCGCCGCCAAAGCTCTGCACGAGTCCGCGCACTTGCTTACCGCCGCGCGCAAATCCGCCGCACCCAAATTCGGCAAGGCCGTCGCGCAGGCGCTTGAGCCGCTGGGATTTGCCAAGCCGCGCTTCGAAATCAAACTCGACGCCGCCGACCCCGCCGACCCTGCGCATATCTCCCGCAGCGGCGCGGATTCCGTGGACTTTCTGTTCGCGGCATCCGCTGGCCAGAAACTCGCGCCGCTGACTGACGTCGCCTCCGGCGGTGAATCGTCCCGCGTCACGCTCGCCATCAAGAGTGTCGTCGCCGAACGCATGCACTACCCGCTGCTCGTCTACGATGAAATTGATCTCGGCATTTCCGGCCGCGTTGCCGCGGCGGTCGCCAATTTGCTCGACAGCTTGGGTCGCGCGCAACAGCTTATGGTTGTCACGCACCTGCCCCAGATCGCGGCCCGCGCAAACCACCACCTTGAAGTTTCCAAAAGCACCTCCGGCAAGCAAACGCTCACCAGCGCGCGCCTGCTCAAACCCGATGAACGCGCGGCCGCCGTCGCCGCGCTGCTCGCCGGGACCGAAATCTCCGGCAGCGCACTGGCCGCCGCCGGCGAACTCCTCAACTCCCACAAATCCCCGACTGAACTGGCAGACTAA
- the xseB gene encoding exodeoxyribonuclease VII small subunit, translating to MTAKPKATKAEFVDPKSFEEALERLQELVEKLEAGEISLEESVQAFEEGQKLSVYCQHKLKAAEASLKKLLDQSAAADPLTEEE from the coding sequence ATGACCGCTAAACCCAAAGCCACCAAAGCCGAATTCGTTGATCCCAAGAGCTTCGAAGAGGCTCTCGAACGTTTGCAGGAGCTCGTGGAAAAGCTCGAAGCCGGTGAAATCTCGCTGGAAGAATCCGTGCAGGCCTTCGAAGAAGGACAAAAGCTCTCCGTCTATTGCCAGCACAAGCTCAAAGCCGCCGAGGCGTCGTTGAAAAAACTGTTGGATCAGTCGGCCGCCGCTGATCCCCTTACGGAAGAAGAGTAG
- a CDS encoding YggS family pyridoxal phosphate-dependent enzyme, with amino-acid sequence MSSDHVAAYARVLERIASACSRSGRSVEEITVVGVTKGHPQGVLSKARALNLGDLGENKVQEAIVKYGNGELVSIANARRLHLIGHLQSNKVKKAVELFDCLDTVDSEDLAETVARAAGQAGRRVRVLLQVNTSHEAQKSGIDPLRASWLAERVLRLENIDFFGLMTIGPLTDGEREIRQSFADLRDLRDRLERDFGGARLPVLSMGMSGDFDWAIEEGATEIRLGTILWGARTA; translated from the coding sequence ATGTCCTCTGACCATGTTGCAGCCTACGCCCGAGTTCTGGAGCGCATCGCCTCCGCCTGTTCGCGGTCGGGGCGGTCGGTCGAGGAGATTACCGTGGTGGGGGTCACAAAGGGCCACCCACAGGGAGTATTGAGCAAAGCGCGTGCCCTGAACCTTGGGGATTTGGGGGAAAATAAAGTTCAGGAAGCAATTGTAAAATATGGAAATGGCGAGTTAGTCTCCATAGCGAATGCGCGGCGGCTGCACCTTATTGGCCATTTGCAATCGAACAAGGTGAAAAAGGCGGTCGAACTGTTTGACTGCCTCGACACGGTAGATAGCGAAGACTTGGCGGAAACGGTGGCGCGGGCGGCGGGACAGGCGGGTCGGCGAGTTCGGGTGCTGCTTCAGGTCAATACCTCTCATGAGGCACAAAAGTCCGGAATTGACCCTCTTCGCGCCTCTTGGTTGGCGGAACGGGTGCTGAGACTTGAAAATATTGATTTTTTTGGACTTATGACCATTGGCCCGCTAACCGACGGTGAACGGGAGATTCGGCAGAGTTTTGCTGACCTGCGGGATTTGCGGGACCGGTTGGAGCGGGATTTTGGCGGCGCGCGCCTCCCGGTGCTCTCGATGGGGATGAGCGGTGATTTTGATTGGGCGATAGAAGAAGGCGCGACTGAGATTCGGTTAGGTACAATCCTCTGGGGAGCACGAACAGCGTGA
- a CDS encoding NAD(+)/NADH kinase, producing the protein MLLGIMGNPTKPRFAKEVAAFAALLRARSVPFVYDAENLPVVPLSAQEVVAHDRIGEQADLILSFGGDGTLLRTAAAVAPHGKPILGVNLGPGLGYLTDVTPSELKTMLDRVLAADYRVEERMMIQASVSGNDRVFHALNDFVVGQPEVSRTSAFDLFIDSLPASTYRADGLIIASPTGSTAYSLSAGGPILEPTLQALIITPICPHTLSMRPLAVSSKRSIAVRAQGPAVLTADGEMICSLSAEQEVTVRKADLAALLVNMHRRDFYHVLRDKLRWGAAPGGSQNL; encoded by the coding sequence GTGCTGCTCGGGATCATGGGTAACCCCACCAAACCGCGCTTCGCCAAAGAGGTAGCGGCCTTTGCCGCGCTGTTGCGCGCACGCAGCGTGCCGTTTGTCTACGATGCTGAGAACCTGCCCGTCGTCCCGCTGTCGGCGCAGGAAGTCGTCGCCCATGATCGCATTGGCGAGCAGGCCGATCTCATACTTAGCTTCGGAGGGGACGGCACACTCTTACGCACTGCCGCAGCCGTGGCACCGCACGGCAAACCGATTCTCGGCGTCAATCTTGGCCCCGGCCTTGGCTACCTCACCGACGTAACGCCGTCCGAACTCAAAACAATGCTCGACCGCGTGCTTGCCGCGGACTACCGCGTCGAGGAACGCATGATGATTCAGGCCTCCGTCTCTGGAAACGATCGAGTCTTCCATGCCCTCAACGACTTCGTCGTCGGACAACCGGAAGTTTCCCGCACCAGCGCGTTTGATCTGTTCATTGATTCACTCCCGGCGTCAACCTATCGAGCCGACGGACTCATCATCGCGTCGCCTACTGGCTCGACCGCGTATTCGCTGTCCGCAGGCGGACCGATTCTCGAACCGACGCTGCAGGCCCTGATTATCACGCCCATCTGCCCGCACACTCTCAGCATGCGTCCGCTCGCCGTGTCCAGCAAACGGAGCATCGCGGTCCGTGCGCAAGGGCCGGCAGTTCTGACCGCCGATGGTGAGATGATTTGTTCGCTATCCGCCGAGCAGGAAGTCACCGTGCGCAAAGCCGACCTCGCCGCATTGCTGGTCAATATGCACCGCCGCGACTTCTATCACGTCCTGCGCGACAAACTCCGCTGGGGAGCGGCACCCGGCGGCTCGCAAAACCTCTAA
- the ftsY gene encoding signal recognition particle-docking protein FtsY produces MGLFDKLKKALTKTREAITEKLAAVFRPGRKLDRALLQELEDILLSADVGLETTEYLIERLQAAGRAAGPEADADALLRQEIVALLKEAEGTPPVPGDPHVILIVGVNGTGKTTSVGKLGKYLASQGQSVMFVAADTFRAAAIDQLKIWGERSNIPVVAGEPNGDSAAVAVDALQAARSRGIQRLVVDTAGRLHNKSNLMQELEKVSRVLNKRLPGAPHEVLLVLDATTGQNGLNQAKEFTKTAGVTGLILTKIDGTAKGGVALAIARTMKLPICYVGFGESLDDFEAFSAEKFAESLLGERSEATA; encoded by the coding sequence ATGGGACTTTTCGATAAACTCAAGAAAGCGCTAACCAAGACTCGCGAAGCCATCACCGAAAAGTTGGCCGCCGTCTTTCGCCCGGGCCGCAAGCTCGATCGGGCGCTCTTGCAGGAGCTCGAAGATATCCTGCTCTCGGCCGATGTCGGCCTCGAAACCACCGAGTATCTCATTGAACGCTTGCAAGCGGCAGGACGCGCAGCCGGGCCGGAGGCTGATGCCGACGCGCTACTGCGGCAAGAGATCGTCGCTCTGCTGAAAGAGGCCGAAGGGACGCCGCCTGTGCCCGGTGATCCGCACGTCATATTGATCGTCGGAGTGAATGGCACCGGCAAAACCACCAGCGTGGGTAAACTTGGGAAATACCTTGCATCACAAGGTCAATCCGTGATGTTTGTGGCAGCCGATACGTTCCGCGCAGCGGCCATTGATCAATTGAAGATCTGGGGCGAGCGCAGCAACATCCCCGTTGTCGCGGGAGAACCCAACGGCGACAGCGCCGCCGTAGCGGTGGATGCGTTGCAAGCAGCCCGCAGCCGCGGTATCCAGCGCCTCGTCGTGGACACCGCCGGTCGCCTGCATAACAAGAGCAATCTTATGCAGGAACTGGAGAAAGTCTCGCGCGTGCTAAATAAGCGACTGCCCGGCGCGCCCCACGAGGTACTCCTCGTTCTGGATGCCACGACCGGACAAAATGGCCTGAATCAGGCCAAGGAATTCACCAAGACCGCCGGAGTGACGGGGCTGATCCTCACGAAGATTGACGGCACCGCCAAAGGCGGTGTCGCCTTAGCCATCGCCCGTACGATGAAACTGCCGATCTGTTACGTGGGCTTTGGTGAGTCCCTCGACGACTTTGAAGCGTTTAGTGCCGAAAAATTTGCCGAAAGCCTGCTCGGCGAACGCTCCGAAGCCACTGCATGA
- the murA gene encoding UDP-N-acetylglucosamine 1-carboxyvinyltransferase: MDSLLLRGGRPLEGEIPVSGSKNATLPLLAAALLAPGFYRFTNVPRLMDVRTMCNLLRILGAKVDEHEHELLIDTSHASHIEAPYELVKTMRASFYVLGALLGRHGEARVSLPGGCAWGPRPVDLHMKGMEALGAKLELDQGYVVAKALPLRGATFEFGISSVGASANVLMAAVRAEGTTVLKNVALEPEVTQLAIFLNRMGARIAGIGSRELTIQGVAELHPADAEMLPDRIETGSYICAVGMTGGKIKISRTDPAQLTIVLETARQAGLTVQTGADYISVERTNGALKPVTITTDAYPGFPTDLQAPFMAMATLAAGESRITDTIYTDRFTHVAELARLGANIRMDHNVAVITGVPKLTGAPVMSTDLRASVCLVLAGLAAHGETEVKRVYHLDRGYEKLEVKLARVGADIRRIEGDL; encoded by the coding sequence TTGGATAGCTTACTTCTCCGCGGCGGACGACCGCTCGAAGGAGAGATACCTGTTTCCGGATCGAAAAACGCCACGCTGCCGCTATTGGCCGCCGCGCTCCTCGCTCCCGGCTTCTATCGCTTCACTAACGTCCCGCGCCTTATGGACGTACGCACGATGTGCAACTTGCTCCGTATTCTCGGCGCGAAAGTAGATGAACACGAGCACGAACTGCTCATTGACACGTCGCACGCTTCGCATATTGAAGCACCCTATGAATTGGTCAAAACCATGCGCGCCAGCTTCTATGTGCTCGGTGCGCTGCTTGGACGTCACGGCGAGGCTCGCGTCTCGCTGCCCGGCGGCTGCGCATGGGGACCGCGTCCTGTAGACTTGCACATGAAAGGGATGGAAGCGCTCGGCGCCAAACTGGAGCTCGACCAAGGCTACGTCGTCGCCAAAGCTTTGCCCTTGCGCGGGGCTACTTTCGAGTTCGGCATCTCCAGCGTCGGTGCTTCGGCCAATGTCCTGATGGCAGCCGTCCGTGCTGAAGGGACCACCGTCCTGAAAAACGTCGCGCTCGAACCCGAAGTGACGCAGCTTGCGATCTTCCTCAATCGCATGGGCGCGCGCATCGCCGGTATCGGCTCGCGCGAACTCACCATACAAGGCGTCGCCGAGCTTCATCCCGCCGATGCGGAAATGCTGCCGGATCGCATTGAAACCGGCTCGTACATCTGCGCCGTCGGCATGACAGGTGGCAAAATCAAAATCTCGCGGACTGATCCGGCGCAGTTGACCATCGTTCTCGAAACTGCCCGCCAGGCCGGACTCACTGTGCAAACCGGCGCTGATTACATTTCGGTCGAGCGAACAAATGGTGCGTTGAAACCGGTGACCATTACCACCGACGCCTATCCCGGCTTCCCGACTGACTTGCAAGCGCCGTTCATGGCCATGGCCACGCTCGCCGCCGGAGAATCGCGCATCACCGATACGATCTACACCGATCGCTTCACCCACGTCGCCGAACTCGCGCGACTCGGCGCGAATATCCGCATGGATCACAACGTCGCCGTGATCACCGGCGTGCCGAAACTCACCGGCGCGCCCGTCATGTCCACTGACCTCCGTGCGTCTGTCTGTTTGGTGCTGGCGGGCCTCGCCGCGCACGGCGAAACCGAAGTCAAACGCGTCTATCATCTCGACCGCGGCTACGAAAAACTCGAAGTAAAACTCGCGCGCGTCGGCGCCGATATCCGGAGGATCGAAGGCGACCTATGA
- a CDS encoding HU family DNA-binding protein: MGRTVTKQELVDKLAEGIGLTRIETQAVVDGFLALVMEAVSTGDRVELRRFGVWKPVHRKGRQVRTPDGLHEVQIPDRTAAVFVPADEFRDRMLKD; encoded by the coding sequence GTGGGTCGCACGGTGACCAAACAGGAGCTTGTTGACAAACTCGCCGAAGGCATCGGCCTCACCCGCATCGAAACACAAGCCGTCGTTGACGGCTTTTTGGCCCTTGTTATGGAGGCCGTCTCCACCGGCGATCGCGTCGAATTGCGCCGCTTTGGAGTATGGAAACCTGTGCATCGCAAAGGCCGTCAAGTGCGCACGCCTGATGGTTTGCACGAAGTCCAAATCCCCGACCGCACCGCCGCCGTGTTCGTTCCCGCCGACGAGTTCCGCGACCGCATGCTCAAAGACTGA